From one Eriocheir sinensis breed Jianghai 21 chromosome 58, ASM2467909v1, whole genome shotgun sequence genomic stretch:
- the LOC126985038 gene encoding serine protease HTRA2, mitochondrial-like isoform X1: MNTSGAHRGSRGLWAYTVWLQERRRVTSQLMLCNRLSASLATRGAGAQVVNSDVVQTQEGFTRHNADSKNKSFMYTIAGFGAGIIISAILKAHYDEWTKSKKPLFHILPSISAASPFSVNPALDVNNNETQPATTLSKRISHNFIADAVEKASDKVVYIDIRDHRRSPIMRGGAQSLSNGSGFIVSEDGLILTNAHVVTNRPRSSTIMVRLHDGSECEGVVEDIDAISDLALIRVKRSKLSPAPLGKSSDLRPGEFVAALGSPLSLCNTVTAGVVSSVGRASKELGLRGRDIHYIQTDAAITFGNSGGPLINMDGEVIGINSMTVTSGISFAIPIDYAKDFIARAEKKRAELAKYPEPQGPDRRRYLGITMLTLTPSIIQELQSRGSVPQHIPPDLAHGILIWKIVVGSPAYQAGLQPGDIITHINNHEVQSSRAVYKFLEGRGELNMTVLRNGQRYFVSVVPEE, translated from the exons GTCTGTGGGCCTACACAGTCTGGctgcaggaaaggaggagggtaacAAGTCAGCTGATGTTGTGCAATCGCTTGTCAGCTTCCTTGGCTACCCGAGGTGCTGGGGCTCAAGTGGTTAATAGTGATGTGGTCCAAACACAAGAGGGTTTTACCAGACACAATGCTGATTCAAAAAACAAGTCTTTCATGTACACCATTGCGGGGTTTGGAGCCGGCATTATTATCAGTGCAATACTGAAGGCTCACTATGATGAATGGACAAAAAGCAAGAAGCCTCTCTTCCACATCCTGCCTTCCATCAGTGCTGCAAGTCCTTTCTCCGTCAACCCAGCACTGGATGTCAATAACAATGAAACCCAGCCTGCCACAACCCTCAGCAAGAGGATCAGCCACAACTTCATTGCTGACGCAGTTGAAAAAGCATCAGACAAAGTCGTGTACATAGACATTAGGGATCATCGAAG GAGTCCCATCATGAGGGGTGGTGCACAGTCACTCTCCAATGGGTCAGGCTTCATCGTGTCAGAGGACGGCTTGATCCTCACAAACGCTCATGTTGTGACGAACAGACCGAGGTCCAGCACCATCATG GTGCGGCTGCATGATGGCTCGGAGTGCGAAGGCGTCGTTGAGGACATCGACGCCATCTCAGACTTGGCTCTCATCCGAGTAAAGCGG TCCAAACTCAGCCCAGCACCACTAGGCAAGTCAAGTGACCTGAGGCCGGGGGAGTTTGTAGCAGCTCTTGGCTCCCCATTGTCCCTGTGTAACACTGTGACAGCAGGGGTGGTGTCCTCCGTAGGGCGGGCCAGCAAGGAGCTAGGGCTGCGGGGGAGAGACATCCATTACATCCAGACTGATGCTGCAATTACT tttggtAACTCAGGCGGACCACTCATCAACATGGACGGAGAGGTGATTGGCATAAACTCAATGACAGTCACCTCAGGTATCTCATTTGCCATCCCCATCGACTACGCCAAAGACTTCATCGCTAGGGCAGAAAAGAAGAGAGCTGAACTAG CCAAGTATCCTGAGCCCCAAGGACCTGACCGCCGCCGCTACCTGGGAATCACCATGCTCACCCTCACTCCGTCCATCATTCAAGAGCTCCAGTCACGAGGGAGTGTGCCCCAACACATACCCCCAGATCTTGCTCATGGCATACTGATTTGGAAGATCGTGGTGGGCTCGCCTGCGTACCAGGCAGGGCTGCAGCCGGGAGACATCATCACGCACATCAATAACCATGAAGTACAGTCATCTCGGGCTGTGTACAAGTTtctggaggggagaggggagctaAACATGACTGTCCTTCGTAATGGTCAGCGGTATTTTGTCAGTGTGGTCCCCGAAGAGTGA
- the LOC126985042 gene encoding asparagine-rich protein-like has protein sequence MFNNTFSHSLNLRFNNTFIHNLNHRFNNTFIHNLNLRFNNTFSHNLNLRFNNTFSHNLNLRFNNTFIHNLNLRFNNTFSHNLNLRFNNTFIHNLNHRFNSTFSHKFNSTFSHNLNHRFYNTFSHNLNLRFYNTFSHSLSLMFNNTFIDNLNLRFNSTFSQSLSLRFNNTFNHNLNLRFYNTFSHTLNLRFYNTFSQSFNLRFNNTFSYSLNHRFNNTFSHNLNLRFYNTFSHSLNLRFYNTFSKNLTLRFYNTFRHNLNLRFNNTFSHSLRFNNTFSHNLNLRFYNTFSHSHSLRFNTTFSHNLNLRFYNTFRKNIIFRFYNTFSHSLNLRYNNTSGHNLNLRFYNTFKKNLILRFYNTFSHSLNLRFYNTFSHSLNLRFNNTFNKNLSLRFYNTFSQNLNLRFNNTFSKNLNLRFNNTFRHTFSLRFYNTFSHNLNLRFYNTFNHSLNLRFNNIFIHNLNLRFYSTFIHNLNLRFYNTFIHCLNLRFYNTFIHNLNLRFYNTFSHNLNLRFFNTFSHNLNLRFFNTFSHSLNLWFNNTFSHNINLRFFNTFSHNLNLRFFNTFSHNLNLRFYNTFSHNFNLRFNNTFSHSLNLRFNNTFSHNFNLRFNNTYSHNFNLRFNNTFSHNFNLRFNNTFSHSLNLRFNTTFSDSINLRFSNTFSNGLKIMFSYTLSHSLNLMLSYTFSHILIFMFIHMFPNTFNHNLTHIIITTFGFRSKFNFSFNYLSGTLFATFLRIT, from the exons atgttcaacaacactttcagccacagcctcaatctcaggttcaacaacacgtTCATCCATAATCTCAAccacaggttcaacaacactttcatccacaacctcaacctcaggttcaacaacactttcagccacaacctcaacctcaggttcaacaacactttcagccacaacctcaacctcaggttcaacaacactttcatccacaacctcaacctcaggttcaacaacactttcagccacaacctcaacctcaggttcaacaacacttttaTCCACAACCTCAACCACAGGTTCAACAGCACTTTCAGTCACAAGTTCAACagcactttcagccacaacctcaaccacaGGTTCTACAATAcattcagccacaacctcaacctcaggttctacaacactttcagccacagtcTCAGCCTCatgttcaacaacactttcattgacaacctcaacctcaggttcaacaGCACTTTCAGCCAGAGTCTCAgtctcaggttcaacaacactttcaaccacaacctcaacctcaggttctacaacactttcagccacaccctcaacctcaggttctacaacactttcagccagagcttcaacctcaggttcaacaacactttcagctaCAGCCTCAACCATAGGTTCAACAACAcattcagccacaacctcaacctcaggttctacaacactttcagccacagcctCAACCTCAGGTTCTACAACACTTTCAGCAAGAACCTCACCCTCAGGTTCTACAACACTTTCAGgcacaacctcaacctcaggttcaacaacactttcagccacagccttaggttcaacaacactttcagccacaacctcaacctcaggttctacaacactttcagccacagccACAGCCTCAGGTTCAACACCAccttcagccacaacctcaacctcaggttctaCAACACTTTCAGGAAGAACATCATCTTCAGGTtctacaacactttcagccacagcctCAACCTCAGGTACAACAACACCTCCggccacaacctcaacctcaggttctaCAACACTTTCAAGAAGAACCTCATCCTCAGGTtctacaacactttcagccacagcctCAACCTCAGGTTCTATAATACTTTCAGCCACagcctcaacctcaggttcaacaacactttcaacAAGAACCTCAGCCTCAGGTtctacaacactttcagccaaAACCTCAatctcaggttcaacaacactttcagcaagaacctcaacctcaggttcaacaacactttcagacACACCTTCAGCCTCAGGTtctacaacactttcagccacaacctcaacctcaggttctaCAACACTTTCAACCACagcctcaacctcaggttcaacaacattTTCATCCACAATCTCAACCTTAGGTTCTACAGCACTTTCAtccacaacctcaacctcaggttctaCAACACTTTCATCCACTGCCTCAACCTCAGGTTCTACAACACTTTCAtccacaacctcaacctcag gttctacaacactttcagccacaacctcaacctcag gttcttcaacactttcagccacaacctcaacctcaggttcttcaacactttcagccacagcctcaacctctggttcaacaacactttcagccacaacatCAACCTCAG gttcttcaacactttcagccacaacctcaacctcaggttcttcaacactttcagccacaacctcaacctcaggttctataacactttcagccacaacttcaacctcag gttcaacaacactttcagccacagcctcaacctcaggttcaacaacactttcagccacaacttcaacctcaggttcaacaacacttacAGCCACAACTtcaacctcaggttcaacaacactttcagccacaacttcaacctcaggttcaacaacactttcagccacagcctcaacctcaggttcaacaCCACCTTCAGTGACAGTATCAACCTCAGATTCAGCAACACTTTCAGCAACGGCCTCAAGATCATGTTCAGCTACACTTTGAGTCATAGCTTGAATCTCATGCTGAGCTACACTTTCAGCCACATACTCATCTTTATGTTCATCCACATGTTCCCCAACACTTTCAACCACAACCTTacccacatcatcatcaccacttttgGCTTCAGGAGCAAGTTCAACTTCAGTTTCAACTACCTTAGTGGGACTCTCTTTGCCACTTTCCTTCGCATTACCTAA
- the LOC126985038 gene encoding serine protease HTRA2, mitochondrial-like isoform X2, which translates to MRGLWAYTVWLQERRRVTSQLMLCNRLSASLATRGAGAQVVNSDVVQTQEGFTRHNADSKNKSFMYTIAGFGAGIIISAILKAHYDEWTKSKKPLFHILPSISAASPFSVNPALDVNNNETQPATTLSKRISHNFIADAVEKASDKVVYIDIRDHRRSPIMRGGAQSLSNGSGFIVSEDGLILTNAHVVTNRPRSSTIMVRLHDGSECEGVVEDIDAISDLALIRVKRSKLSPAPLGKSSDLRPGEFVAALGSPLSLCNTVTAGVVSSVGRASKELGLRGRDIHYIQTDAAITFGNSGGPLINMDGEVIGINSMTVTSGISFAIPIDYAKDFIARAEKKRAELAKYPEPQGPDRRRYLGITMLTLTPSIIQELQSRGSVPQHIPPDLAHGILIWKIVVGSPAYQAGLQPGDIITHINNHEVQSSRAVYKFLEGRGELNMTVLRNGQRYFVSVVPEE; encoded by the exons ATGCGGG GTCTGTGGGCCTACACAGTCTGGctgcaggaaaggaggagggtaacAAGTCAGCTGATGTTGTGCAATCGCTTGTCAGCTTCCTTGGCTACCCGAGGTGCTGGGGCTCAAGTGGTTAATAGTGATGTGGTCCAAACACAAGAGGGTTTTACCAGACACAATGCTGATTCAAAAAACAAGTCTTTCATGTACACCATTGCGGGGTTTGGAGCCGGCATTATTATCAGTGCAATACTGAAGGCTCACTATGATGAATGGACAAAAAGCAAGAAGCCTCTCTTCCACATCCTGCCTTCCATCAGTGCTGCAAGTCCTTTCTCCGTCAACCCAGCACTGGATGTCAATAACAATGAAACCCAGCCTGCCACAACCCTCAGCAAGAGGATCAGCCACAACTTCATTGCTGACGCAGTTGAAAAAGCATCAGACAAAGTCGTGTACATAGACATTAGGGATCATCGAAG GAGTCCCATCATGAGGGGTGGTGCACAGTCACTCTCCAATGGGTCAGGCTTCATCGTGTCAGAGGACGGCTTGATCCTCACAAACGCTCATGTTGTGACGAACAGACCGAGGTCCAGCACCATCATG GTGCGGCTGCATGATGGCTCGGAGTGCGAAGGCGTCGTTGAGGACATCGACGCCATCTCAGACTTGGCTCTCATCCGAGTAAAGCGG TCCAAACTCAGCCCAGCACCACTAGGCAAGTCAAGTGACCTGAGGCCGGGGGAGTTTGTAGCAGCTCTTGGCTCCCCATTGTCCCTGTGTAACACTGTGACAGCAGGGGTGGTGTCCTCCGTAGGGCGGGCCAGCAAGGAGCTAGGGCTGCGGGGGAGAGACATCCATTACATCCAGACTGATGCTGCAATTACT tttggtAACTCAGGCGGACCACTCATCAACATGGACGGAGAGGTGATTGGCATAAACTCAATGACAGTCACCTCAGGTATCTCATTTGCCATCCCCATCGACTACGCCAAAGACTTCATCGCTAGGGCAGAAAAGAAGAGAGCTGAACTAG CCAAGTATCCTGAGCCCCAAGGACCTGACCGCCGCCGCTACCTGGGAATCACCATGCTCACCCTCACTCCGTCCATCATTCAAGAGCTCCAGTCACGAGGGAGTGTGCCCCAACACATACCCCCAGATCTTGCTCATGGCATACTGATTTGGAAGATCGTGGTGGGCTCGCCTGCGTACCAGGCAGGGCTGCAGCCGGGAGACATCATCACGCACATCAATAACCATGAAGTACAGTCATCTCGGGCTGTGTACAAGTTtctggaggggagaggggagctaAACATGACTGTCCTTCGTAATGGTCAGCGGTATTTTGTCAGTGTGGTCCCCGAAGAGTGA